A genomic window from Lotus japonicus ecotype B-129 chromosome 1, LjGifu_v1.2 includes:
- the LOC130729302 gene encoding uncharacterized protein LOC130729302, with protein MATMERRKTLTMNWDGLGDDEDDELFFETYNRLSCAVPVDLASSSDEDEDFEDGRLSFASAVSSIQPKKHRTSAAEEILRQQASAAAAAPNYDIWMAAPGSITERRKRLLGSMGLDENRELLKATSAAIGRAMTKKFEMQQEPPPPSASSKPPKTDAASAASSSPVSAEHKKTEQTPVSLVLVRSRSEGDIDSFSTAKQRKEEMIGKGSKQRLTRTASEIAMPRVVRRADGNRVVAKDASAVEPHRKMSPAVVTDSGVGAFFLIKNLDTGKEFIVNEYREDGMWNRLSDLQTGKQLTMEEFEKTVGHSSVVNELMRRANVARSDGYGKKLTSNSHILRSLRLSKRRGASLLKNIKGVASGFVGEREREGGAVVAPSPPVAEAKQPTGQGKNKWVRVRNTGKTQKELSALHLCQEFQAHEGCVWTIKFSLDGHFLATAGEDKTIHVWEVQECEVMSLRPEEGNLTPIHPSLLSSMERGGGAEAPAPPPLGKKKGMFGSRRGSAIPDYVHVPETVFTLSDKPYCSFQGHLDEVLDLSWSRSQLLLSSSMDKTVRLWDLETKSCLKFFAHNDYVTCVQFNPMDEDYFISGSLDAKVRMWSIPSRHVVDWTDIHEMVTAVSYTPDGQGVLVGTQKGNCRTYSIEDYKLTQTGTIEIRNKKKSQLKKVTGFEFAPFNPSEVLVTSADCRIRIVDGSDVVHKFKGFRNTNSQMAASFSPNGRHIISASEDSQVYVWKHETSSGKSRGVLTTQSHEHFPCKDVSVAVAWPCTIRGDPPPMPVHHSKKNSKRSMASSDETPANSKRMLPPLPKKGNSHALESACASPDRDPAAISRSESGNGDSFANSKRMLLPPLPKKSNNHQGTESDSNHVDEDFEEISRTDNGLGDSFSSGSGSIRYGDSPSISAAATPSWSSSYSSFDSSHTMANHSSAWGLVIVTAGFGGEIRCYQNFGLPRRMSRQANLFGNPT; from the exons ATGGCCACCATGGAACGCCGGAAAACGCTGACCATGAACTGGGACGGCCTCGGCGACGACGAAGACGACGAGCTCTTTTTCGAGACCTATAACCGTCTCTCCTGCGCCGTCCCCGTTGACTTAGCCTCTTCCTCCGACGAAGATGAGGATTTTGAGGACGGCCGCCTCTCCTTCGCCTCCGCCGTTTCCTCCATTCAACCCAAGAAACACCGAACTTCAGCGGCGGAGGAGATTCTCAGACAACAAgcctccgccgccgccgccgccccCAACTACGATATATGGATGGCCGCCCCGGGATCCATCACGGAGCGGAGAAAAAGACTGCTAGGCAGCATGGGTCTCGACGAAAACAGAGAGCTCCTTAAAGCCACCAGCGCCGCCATCGGACGCGCCATGACGAAGAAATTTGAAATGCAACAAgaacctcctcctccttccgCCTCATCCAAACCACCCAAAACAGACGCCGCCTCCGCCGCTTCCAGCTCCCCTGTTTCAGCAGAGCACAAAAAAACAGAGCAAACCCCTGTTTCACTCGTCCTTGTCCGGTCACGCTCCGAGGGTGACATAGACTCATTCTCCACGGCGAAACAAAGGAAAGAGGAGATGATAGGAAAAGGTTCAAAGCAGAGGCTCACCAGAACCGCCTCTGAAATAGCCATGCCGCGCGTCGTCCGGCGCGCGGATGGAAACAGAGTAGTGGCGAAGGACGCCTCCGCCGTGGAACCGCACCGGAAAATGTCTCCGGCGGTGGTGACGGATTCCGGGGTGGGAGCGTTCTTCTTGATAAAGAATCTTGACACCGGGAAAGAGTTCATTGTGAATGAATACCGTGAGGATGGGATGTGGAACAGGCTGAGCGATTTGCAGACGGGGAAGCAGCTAACAATGGAGGAATTTGAGAAAACAGTGGGACATTCTTCGGTGGTGAATGAGCTCATGCGCCGCGCCAATGTGGCGAGGAGCGACGGTTACGGGAAGAAGCTCACTTCGAATTCTCACATTTTGAGGAGCTTGAGGCTGAGCAAGAGGAGAGGGGCATCGTTGCTGAAGAACATTAAGGGCGTCGCGAGCGGGTTCGTCGGAGAACGCGAAAGGGAAGGTGGTGCGGTGGTGGCGCCGTCGCCGCCTGTGGCAGAGGCGAAGCAGCCGACGGGGCAGGGGAAGAACAAGTGGGTGCGGGTGAGGAACACTGGGAAGACGCAGAAGGAGCTTTCGGCGTTGCATTTGTGTCAGGAGTTTCAGGCGCATGAAGGGTGCGTTTGGACGATTAAGTTCAGTTTGGACGGACATTTTCTTGCTACCGCCGGGGAGGACAAGACGATTCACGTTTGGGAGGTGCAGGAGTGTGAGGTCATGTCGTTGAGGCCGGAGGAAGGGAACCTCACTCCCATTCATCCCTCGTTGCTTTCTTCCATGGAACGAGGAGGAGGAGCCGAGGCACCGGCCCCTCCGCCTCTAGGGAAGAAGAAGGGGATGTTTGGGAGTAGGAGAGGGAGCGCGATTCCGGACTATGTCCATGTTCCGGAAACCGTGTTCACCCTCTCCGACAAACCTTATTGCTCTTTCCAGGGTCATTTGGATGAAGTTTTGGATTTGTCATGGTCCAGATCTCAG CTACTTCTCTCATCCTCCATGGATAAAACAGTGAGATTGTGGGACTTGGAAACCAAGTCATGCTTGAAATTCTTTGCGCACAATGACTATG TAACCTGCGTGCAATTCAACCCAATGGACGAAGATTATTTCATTAGTGGATCTCTTGATGCTAAGGTTAGAATGTGGAGCATCCCTTCGCGTCATGTGGTGGACTGGACTGATATCCATGAAATGGTCACTGCTGTGTCTTACACCCCAGATGGTCAA GGTGTTCTAGTTGGTACACAAAAAGGGAATTGTCGAACTTACAGCATAGAAG ATTACAAATTAACTCAAACGGGCACAATTGAGATTCGAAACAAGAAGAAATCCCAGCTAAAAAAGGTTACTGGCTTCGAG TTTGCCCCATTTAATCCGTCAGAAGTGCTGGTTACTTCAGCTGATTGCAGGATAAGAATTGTGGATGGTTCAGATGTTGTTCATAAGTTTAAAG GTTTTAGAAATACAAACAGCCAAATGGCAGCTTCATTTAGTCCAAATGGAAGACATATCATAAGTGCAAGTGAGGATTCTCAAGTGTATGTTTGGAAACACGAAACAAGCTCGGGAAAAAGCAGAGGCGTACTTACTACTCAATCTCACGAGCACTTCCCATGTAAAGATGTTTCAGTAGCAGTAGCTTGGCCTTGTACTATTAGGGGTGATCCACCGCCAATGCCAGTGCATCATTCCAAAAAGAACTCGAAACGTTCAATGGCATCCTCAGACGAAACCCCCGCAAACAGCAAGAGAATGTTGCCACCTCTTCCAAAGAAAGGTAACAGCCATGCCTTAGAAAGCGCCTGCGCCTCACCAGATCGCGACCCTGCAGCAATTTCGCGTTCAGAATCTGGAAATGGAGATTCTTTCGCAAACAGTAAGAGAATGCTGTTGCCTCCTCTCCCCAAGAAAAGTAACAACCACCAGGGCACAGAAAGTGACTCAAATCATGTAGATGAGGACTTTGAGGAAATTTCTCGAACAGATAATGGGCTAGGTGATTCATTTTCTTCTGGCTCTGGATCAATTAGGTATGGCGATTCGCCTTCTATATCAGCTGCAGCTACTCCATCTTGGTCTTCTTCATATTCATCATTTGATAGTAGCCATACTATGGCGAATCATTCCTCAGCCTGGGGATTGGTTATTGTTACAGCTGGGTTTGGAGGTGAAATCAGGTGTTATCAGAATTTTGGATTGCCTCGGAGAATGAGCAGGCAGGCCAATCTTTTTGGAAACCCTACATAA
- the LOC130729304 gene encoding uncharacterized protein LOC130729304 isoform X3: MSSPTTYPVVVDDKDLDDAALWAMIDSATASRKSLVSKHHSPSPISKSSPPAPKFQRLSGDSGEVVHDPWPYRPPRKIARICSSEESSPLALVRSVQRTTPPAKVYSSPETGKLSEAQSSPLALVRSVQRMPPAKVYSSPETGKLSEATQELSSYTEVSPRCFGRGEEEKENSLRHSLSGSFPSVSLFKEYQNAAMAILEKTDYTLISGNPYIKKTGVAGSQMVGALVTDVKRDFRNQTMISQAQRKLEPKIKLVKTCWE, from the exons ATGTCCTCACCTACAACCTACCCAGTCGTCGTCGACGACAAGGACCTCGACGACGCCGCTTTGTGGGCCATGATCGATTCCGCCACGGCCTCGCGCAAATCCCTCGTCAGCAAGCACCATTCCCCTTCTCCGATCTCGAAATCCTCGCCGCCGGCACCGAAGTTTCAGAGGCTATCCGGGGACTCCGGCGAAGTGGTGCACGATCCGTGGCCTTACCGGCCGCCGAGGAAAATCGCGAGGATCTGTTCTTCGGAGGAAAGCAGCCCCCTCGCTTTGGTTCGAAGCGTGCAGAGGACGACGCCGCCGGCGAAAGTTTACTCGTCACCGGAGACCGGAAAGTTGAGCGAAGCGCAAAGCAGCCCCCTCGCTTTGGTTCGAAGCGTGCAGAGGATGCCGCCGGCGAAAGTTTACTCATCGCCGGAGACCGGAAAGTTGAGCGAAGCAACGCAAGAACTGAGCAGTTACACGGAGGTCTCACCGAGGTGCTTTGGGAGGggtgaggaggagaaggagaacAGCCTGAGGCATAGCTTGTCTGGAAGTTTTCCTTCGGTTTCGTTGTTTAAGGAGTACCAGAATGCAGCTATGGCG ATTTTGGAGAAAACTGATTACACTTTGATTTCTGGGAATCCTTACATTAAAAAAACAG GGGTGGCAGGTTCTCAGATGGTTGGGGCTCTTGTGACCGACGTGAAAAGAGATTTCAGAAACCAAACCATGATATCCCAAGCACAGCGGAAACTAGAGCCAAAAATAAAGCTTGTCAA
- the LOC130729304 gene encoding uncharacterized protein LOC130729304 isoform X1 produces the protein MSSPTTYPVVVDDKDLDDAALWAMIDSATASRKSLVSKHHSPSPISKSSPPAPKFQRLSGDSGEVVHDPWPYRPPRKIARICSSEESSPLALVRSVQRTTPPAKVYSSPETGKLSEAQSSPLALVRSVQRMPPAKVYSSPETGKLSEATQELSSYTEVSPRCFGRGEEEKENSLRHSLSGSFPSVSLFKEYQNAAMAILEKTDYTLISGNPYIKKTGWRKISCYFNISYEIRDKNIEFDQDRNVQRAEFVIRAYMQGGRFSDGWGSCDRREKRFQKPNHDIPSTAETRAKNKACQDLLGIGEYRPGAATQFR, from the exons ATGTCCTCACCTACAACCTACCCAGTCGTCGTCGACGACAAGGACCTCGACGACGCCGCTTTGTGGGCCATGATCGATTCCGCCACGGCCTCGCGCAAATCCCTCGTCAGCAAGCACCATTCCCCTTCTCCGATCTCGAAATCCTCGCCGCCGGCACCGAAGTTTCAGAGGCTATCCGGGGACTCCGGCGAAGTGGTGCACGATCCGTGGCCTTACCGGCCGCCGAGGAAAATCGCGAGGATCTGTTCTTCGGAGGAAAGCAGCCCCCTCGCTTTGGTTCGAAGCGTGCAGAGGACGACGCCGCCGGCGAAAGTTTACTCGTCACCGGAGACCGGAAAGTTGAGCGAAGCGCAAAGCAGCCCCCTCGCTTTGGTTCGAAGCGTGCAGAGGATGCCGCCGGCGAAAGTTTACTCATCGCCGGAGACCGGAAAGTTGAGCGAAGCAACGCAAGAACTGAGCAGTTACACGGAGGTCTCACCGAGGTGCTTTGGGAGGggtgaggaggagaaggagaacAGCCTGAGGCATAGCTTGTCTGGAAGTTTTCCTTCGGTTTCGTTGTTTAAGGAGTACCAGAATGCAGCTATGGCG ATTTTGGAGAAAACTGATTACACTTTGATTTCTGGGAATCCTTACATTAAAAAAACAG GTTGGAGAAAGATATCTTGTTACTTTAATATTTCGTATGAAATCAGAGACAAGAATATTGAGTTTGATCAGGACCGCAATGTTCAGCGTGCCGAGTTTGTGATTCGTGCATACATGCA GGGTGGCAGGTTCTCAGATGGTTGGGGCTCTTGTGACCGACGTGAAAAGAGATTTCAGAAACCAAACCATGATATCCCAAGCACAGCGGAAACTAGAGCCAAAAATAAAGCTTGTCAA
- the LOC130729304 gene encoding uncharacterized protein LOC130729304 isoform X2, giving the protein MSSPTTYPVVVDDKDLDDAALWAMIDSATASRKSLVSKHHSPSPISKSSPPAPKFQRLSGDSGEVVHDPWPYRPPRKIARICSSEESSPLALVRSVQRTTPPAKVYSSPETGKLSEAQSSPLALVRSVQRMPPAKVYSSPETGKLSEATQELSSYTEVSPRCFGRGEEEKENSLRHSLSGSFPSVSLFKEYQNAAMAILEKTDYTLISGNPYIKKTVTATGIDFFVTSGVAGSQMVGALVTDVKRDFRNQTMISQAQRKLEPKIKLVKTCWE; this is encoded by the exons ATGTCCTCACCTACAACCTACCCAGTCGTCGTCGACGACAAGGACCTCGACGACGCCGCTTTGTGGGCCATGATCGATTCCGCCACGGCCTCGCGCAAATCCCTCGTCAGCAAGCACCATTCCCCTTCTCCGATCTCGAAATCCTCGCCGCCGGCACCGAAGTTTCAGAGGCTATCCGGGGACTCCGGCGAAGTGGTGCACGATCCGTGGCCTTACCGGCCGCCGAGGAAAATCGCGAGGATCTGTTCTTCGGAGGAAAGCAGCCCCCTCGCTTTGGTTCGAAGCGTGCAGAGGACGACGCCGCCGGCGAAAGTTTACTCGTCACCGGAGACCGGAAAGTTGAGCGAAGCGCAAAGCAGCCCCCTCGCTTTGGTTCGAAGCGTGCAGAGGATGCCGCCGGCGAAAGTTTACTCATCGCCGGAGACCGGAAAGTTGAGCGAAGCAACGCAAGAACTGAGCAGTTACACGGAGGTCTCACCGAGGTGCTTTGGGAGGggtgaggaggagaaggagaacAGCCTGAGGCATAGCTTGTCTGGAAGTTTTCCTTCGGTTTCGTTGTTTAAGGAGTACCAGAATGCAGCTATGGCG ATTTTGGAGAAAACTGATTACACTTTGATTTCTGGGAATCCTTACATTAAAAAAACAG TTACTGCCACTGGTattgatttttttgttacatcagGGGTGGCAGGTTCTCAGATGGTTGGGGCTCTTGTGACCGACGTGAAAAGAGATTTCAGAAACCAAACCATGATATCCCAAGCACAGCGGAAACTAGAGCCAAAAATAAAGCTTGTCAA